The following are encoded in a window of Panicum virgatum strain AP13 chromosome 5N, P.virgatum_v5, whole genome shotgun sequence genomic DNA:
- the LOC120672101 gene encoding uncharacterized protein LOC120672101: protein MDGHVRRLLNRVSIALAAVATAALLQLFRHSSSSCLAEGGGPFSACAALSLAPLPRTSCDAASRRVVDPDLRFARLRASPRWSRRGAALSAAAFAPLRRLRLLGESSRVLCVAAGAGQAVDALHAAGVGDVTGVDLVDFPPLVRRADAHSLPFFDGAFDVVLSDDPGAVTGALFPSRFAAEVERTVRRGGAIVIAVDRRFGLSTVARLFRKSRVVEVRTATLDGSLVNVIILRSNRTKTNPH from the coding sequence ATGGACGGTCACGTCCGGCGGCTGCTGAACCGCGTGTCGATCGCCCTGGCAGCCGTCGCCACTGCCGCGCTGCTGCAACTGTTCCGCCACTCATCATCCTCCTGCCTCGCTGAAGGCGGCGGCCCGTTCTCCGCATGCGCGGCCCTGTCTCTGGCGCCTTTGCCGCGCACCTCCTGCGACGCCGCATCCCGCCGCGTCGTGGACCCCGACCTCCGCTTCGCCAGGCTCCGGGCGTCCCCGCGCTggagccgccgcggcgcggcccTCTCCGCGGCTGCTTTCGCCCCGCTCCGCCGGCTGCGCCTCCTCGGCGAGTCCTCACGCGTCCTCTGCGTCGCTGCGGGCGCGGGGCAGGCCGTGGACGCGCTCCACGCGGCCGGCGTAGGGGACGTCACCGGCGTCGATCTCGTCGACTTCCCGCCTCTCGTGCGCCGTGCAGACGCGCACAGCCTCCCATTCTTCGACGGCGCCTTCGACGTTGTGCTCTCCGACGACCCGGGCGCGGTCACCGGCGCGCTCTTCCCCTCCCGGTTCGCGGCAGAGGTCGAGCGCACCGTCCGACGCGGTGGCGCGATCGTGATCGCCGTCGACCGGCGCTTCGGTCTCTCCACCGTCGCTCGCCTCTTCAGGAAGTCCCGCGTCGTGGAGGTGAGGACTGCGACGCTGGATGGCTCCCTTGTGAACGTCATCATCTTGAGAAGTAACAGAACCAAAACCAACCCTCATTGA
- the LOC120676971 gene encoding pentatricopeptide repeat-containing protein At3g13160, mitochondrial-like, with amino-acid sequence MASTARRLSSIFSSTKPRARPTKSAPAPAPAPAPAPKAAAGEAKAKPNKGRKMSIGKIVRTVIRQRDPDKLVFQFVAASTASQRFRDKHGVYEMAVARLASFGRQDAVAAILDSQKPFLEASTEGFATRLVRLYGRASMPSHAAATFHDLPLKHKSVMTFNALLTAYVDAGDFDALATAFQQIPASYPTIVPSVSSYNILISALCQKPDLSAALDVIGLMDKCGLTPEEITFNTLLNGFYNSGCVDDAEKVWEMMKERNVKPGTESYNAKLRGLVSNGSIEDAIGLIEMMQKDGPKPDSVSYNELIRWYCNEGRLDEAKKAYVDLVKNDCAPNRGTFHTLVPCLLEAGELDSALRCCYEILSRKCKVQCSLLQRVVTALVAASRVEEAKRIVEHGRKNFYHRKSLRMPPHTREDMCLKMPPTGEDINARGGSSSGSGGARAPPTAGNPMKPPPPPPQPLSPSYKFVEEE; translated from the coding sequence ATGGcctccaccgcgcgccgcctctccagcatcttctcctcGACCAAACCACGTGCCCGACCAACCAaatccgcgcccgcgcccgcgcccgcgcctgcgcctgccccgaaagcggccgccggcgaggcgaaGGCGAAACCCAACAAGGGTCGCAAGATGTCCATCGGCAAAATCGTGCGGACCGTCATCCGGCAGCGCGATCCGGACAAGCTGGTGTTCCAGTTCGTCGCCGCGTCGACCGCGTCCCAGAGATTCCGCGACAAGCACGGCGTGTACGAGATGGCCGTGGCCCGCCTCGCTTCCTTCGGCCGCCAGGACGCCGTCGCGGCCATCCTCGACTCCCAGAAGCCCTTCCTCGAGGCCTCCACCGAGGGATTCGCCACGCGCCTCGTCCGCCTCTACGGCCGCGCCTCCATGCCGTCCCACGCCGCCGCGACCTTCCATGACCTTCCGTTAAAGCACAAATCCGTCATGACCTTCAACGCCCTCCTCACCGCCTACGTCGACGCCGGCGACTTCGATGCGCTCGCCACCGCGTTCCAGCAGATCCCGGCCTCATACCCCACCATTGTCCCCAGTGTTTCCTCTTACAACATTCTCATCAGCGCGCTGTGCCAGAAGCCGGACCTCTCGGCCGCCCTCGACGTCATCGGGCTCATGGACAAGTGCGGTCTTACCCCCGAAGAGATAACTTTCAACACTCTGCTTAATGGGTTTTACAACAGTGGTTGCGTTGATGATGCCGAGAAAGTCTGGGAGATGATGAAGGAGAGGAATGTTAAGCCGGGTACAGAGAGCTACAATGCAAAGCTGCGGGGTTTGGTTTCCAATGGAAGTATTGAGGATGCAATTGGTTTGATTGAGATGATGCAGAAGGATGGGCCCAAACCTGATTCAGTGTCCTACAATGAACTTATTCGATGGTATTGCAACGAAGGCAGGTTGGATGAGGCCAAGAAAGCATATGTTGATCTGGTAAAGAATGATTGTGCACCAAATAGGGGCACATTTCATACCCTTGTGCCATGTCTTCTTGAGGCTGGGGAGCTTGATTCTGCTCTAAGATGCTGCTATGAGATCCTTAGTAGGAAGTGCAAAGTGCAATGCTCGTTACTGCAACGGGTAGTGACTGCATTGGTTGCTGCCTCAAGGGTGGAGGAGGCTAAGAGGATTGTTGAGCATGGGAGGAAGAACTTCTATCATCGGAAGAGTTTGAGGATGCCACCACATACTAGAGAAGACATGTGTTTGAAGATGCCACCTACTGGAGAAGACATTAAtgccaggggcggatccagcagTGGGTCTGGAGGGGCTCGAGCCCCTCCTACCGCTGGAAATCCCatgaagcccccccccccccccccccaaccactAAGCCCCTCCTACAAATTTGTGGAAGAAGAATGA
- the LOC120676704 gene encoding uncharacterized protein LOC120676704: MGERRRRGSAAAAAAPGGGVARVAEEEKAAAAAPGKGPPPTVWFALKRSLHCRSEPSEVHVPRAKAAGPAAGAGHLSSIATKRAAPRSGCSRSIANLRDVIHGSKRHPGQPPSCSPRSIGSSEFLNPIAHEVVLSTNSRCELKITGFGGCGGLGAVGTAAQAADGAVVSSFVGTLRPGTPGPAWAGHGLHYCGSMRAGGVRCTPPRSPNVLLERNGSVPAAGHRASCEEAAKADAGKGSGGLSCHRCGEQFGKWEALEAHHLSKHAVTELVEGDSSRKIVEIICRTSLLKSESSCVRIERVFKVHNTQRTLSRFEEFREAVKLKASKLPKKHPRCLADGNELLRFHGATLSCALGSGGGASSGSSSSLCASDKCAVCRIIRHGFSARKEGKAGVGVFTTSTSGRAFESIEAPPPAGDDGEPAAARKALLVCRVIAGRVHKPLENLREFAGQTGFDSLAGKVGPYANIEELYLLNPRALLPCFVVICKP; the protein is encoded by the exons ATGGgcgagaggaggaggcgcgggagcgctgccgccgccgccgcccccggagGTGGCGTCGCGCGGGTTGCTGAGGAGGagaaggccgcggcggcggcgccggggaaggggccgccgccgacggtgtgGTTCGCGCTCAAGCGGTCGCTGCACTGCCGCTCGGAGCCGTCGGAGGTCCACGTGCCGAGGGCCAAggcggccggccccgccgcgggcgccgggcACCTGTCGTCGATCGCCACCaagcgcgccgcgccgcggtcgGGGTGCTCGCGCTCCATCGCCAACCTGCGGGACGTCATCCACGGGAGCAAGCGCCACCCGGGGCAGCCGCCCAGCTGCAGCCCGCGGTCCATCGGCAGCAGCGAGTTCCTCAACCCCATCGCGCACGAGGTCGTGCTCAGCACCAACTCCCGCTGCGAGCTCAAGATCACCGGCTTCGGCGGCTGCGGGGGGCTCGGCGCCGTCGGGACCGCCGCGCAAGCCGCCGACGGCGCCGTCGTGTCGTCGTTCGTCGGCACGCTCCGCCCGGGCACCCCGGGCCCCGCCTGGGCCGGCCACGGCCTCCACTACTGCGGCTCCAtgcgggccggcggcgtgcgctgcACGCCGCCGAGGTCCCCGAACGTGCTGCTGGAGCGGAACGGCTccgtgccggcggccggccaccgcgcgtCCTGCGAGGAGGCCGCCAAGGCCGACGCCGGCAAGGGCTCCGGCGGGCTGAGCTGCCACCGGTGCGGCGAGCAGTTCGGCAAGTGGGAGGCGCTGGAGGCGCACCACCTCTCCAAGCATGCAg TGACGGAGCTGGTGGAAGGGGACTCGTCGCGGAAGATCGTGGAGATCATCTGCCGGACGAGCCTGCTCAAGTCGGAGAGCAGCTGCGTGCGGATCGAGCGGGTGTTCAAGGTGCACAACACGCAGCGCACGCTGTCCCGCTTCGAGGAGTTCCGCGAGGCCGTGAAGCTCAAGGCCAGCAAGCTGCCCAAGAAGCACCCGCGCTGCCTCGCCGACGGCAACGAGCTGCTGCGCTTCCACGGCGCCACGCTTTCGTGCGcgctcggctccggcggcggcgcctcctcgggcagcagcagcagcctctgcGCCTCCGACAAGTGCGCCGTGTGCCGCATCATCCGGCACGGCTTCTCCGCCAGGAAGGAGGGCAAGGCCGGCGTGGGCGTGTTCACCACGTCCACCAGCGGCCGCGCGTTCGAGTCCATCGAGGCGCCGCcccccgccggcgacgacggggagcccgccgcggcgcgcaaGGCGCTGCTGGTGTGCAGGGTCATCGCGGGGCGGGTGCACAAGCCGCTGGAGAACCTCAGGGAGTTCGCCGGGCAGACGGGCTTCGACTCGCTCGCCGGCAAGGTCGGGCCCTACGCCAACATCGAGGAGCTCTACCTGCTGAACCCGAGGGCGCTGCTCCCGTGCTTCGTGGTCATCTGCAAACCGTAG